The window CTCAACCGCCGACGTCGTGAGCCAATCGGGTCCATATCATCGATATTGCGCGGAAAGGACTGACTCTGTCCTGGTTTCAAAGTGCCCAGCATAGGCGATTCGTCTGCCAGAGTCTTTCCTCGAGGTCGGTGAAAACCGAAAAGGCCTGAAAGCCGTCGGGAAGCGCTCTTTGGTGGCTCTGACAGTTGACCGGGGTCGGAATCTTGTCGAGTTGACGTGCCGAGTGGGCTGGCGAAGATACTTCCAGGTCGACTCCCTGAAGAGACCGGCGATACCGGGCCGTGTCCAAAGCTGTCCAGCGGGGTGGGGTTAGAGTCAAACCGTGGTCGGGTAACAGGGCGCGGGAATTCGGGTGATTCTTCGTCCCCGAGGAGATCAGACGGCAGAAGAGCATCAGCCCGAGGGCTCATCTGAGGGTTATTGAAAGTTGTCTCCATGTCTGAGCGCATGATCTCCGGCGGGTCTAGACTCGGTAGAGCCATCCCGTTATGAATGTTGAAGAAGGCAGAGTTCGGAGCAAAAGTTGGCGAGCTAGTGGAAGGTGGGTTGTAATTGATGGAGAATGATGGGTCGACACTGGGGAAGTTCACAGGAGATGAGACGTTGCTGTTGAGCGAGCtgcgatggcggcggggccGAATGGTGGCGGTATTGGACAAATCGAGATCCAATGGGAATGGGCCCGCGCTGCTAGGTCGTTGGGTGGAAAGCCACTTGACTCGCTCCTGGGCTTCCTGATATTGCTGCTGAGCTTGCGTATGAATGTTGACGAGAGTAGCATATCGCGCCTGTAGACTGGCCAATTTAGCCTCCCACTGGCGGGCCCGCTCGTTGTCAATTCGGTCCAActctttgccatcttcaGTATCACCCTCTTGGAACCTTgtcctttcttcctcgagcttcttgatGCGTCCTCCTTTGTCCTGAATCTCGTCAtcgatcgtcttcatctccgcTTGCTCATCGGCAATCTTCTTCCGAACTTCATCCGCACGGGTTTTGCcgtcctcttccagactCAACTTAtcctccttggcctgctccaTGTCGACGGTCATACGAgtgatcttctcctgccaTCGCACAATATCgttcttgcgcttcttgcgctggGCCTCTTTCTGTTGAAGTAGCCTCACGCGCTTCGTCTTTTCGCTCTGCACAGTGCGGTTGACACTTTCCAGCTTGTAAACGTGTTTCTTGAGATCACCACTGGcttcgtccttctccttgacACTCTTCTTCAGATCGTTGCGCTGTTTCTCGAGATCTTTGAGCAATGCGATGTgttcgtcctcctcttccgttGCTTGCTTCTCCAAGTTATCGTTCTCCTGCTGCAGCGACTTCAATCGATCGGCGAGTTGCTCGAGAGATCCGTGCTTGTCGTTCTTGAGCGCGCTTCTCTGCGTTTCGTCTGCATGGCCAGTCTCGATTAGTCCGGCAGCAGGCGATAGCTTCCGCCCTGTCGAGGGTCGTTTGCCCGGCAGCGTACCAGCACTGTGTTCACGGGACATCACCGGAGCTGAAGGAGTGGGTAGGCCTGCTGTTGAGCGGGGGATCGATGCCCGGATCGTGGGGCCGTCGACTGTGGCATTTTGTTGTGCTTGGGAGAGCGGGAGAGACTTGGTTCGCACATGAAGAATGGCGCTGGGTGTTTGAAAGTTCGCGGCGCTCACTGAGAAAACGCAGATGTGATAAATGCTCCCTGGAATGAGGTTTAAAATTTCTACCGCCGTCTCCGCTCGTTTCGAGTCGCCCACTGGAGAGTTGTTAGTGCCAGCCGGGAGATTCGCGCTGATCAAATACAAACCTTTAACATTGTTCACTTGAATGATATGCTTATGTATTGAGTTGTGGAAGTCTGGCTGTTTCCACGCAAGGCGGATCTCCCGGGCAGTGATCTCCTCGAGGGTGACCTCTGGGGGCGGAGGAATATCTAGGCCCAGTTTCTCCACCAGGACATCGTTGGGAGTTTGGCAGACCTGCCATGCCCGGTACAGGAGCCTGCGTGCGACGAGGTTAGTCGAGGATGATTGGGCGAGCAGGCATATCAGAACTCACCAGATCAGGGCCCACAAGATCGAGGTCGCCAGGAAAAGCGCCATGACACCTCGCACCCTCACTCGAGGAATGACAGTTGGGTAGGCGTCAAAGGCAAAATACAGCGGCTCGTACATCCCAGCGTCGGGCACCCATGGACGGGCAGCGGGGGGTGGTGAATGAGATCAGGCAGGAGCAGAGAGTCTCGCATTAGACATCGGTGGGACGACCGGGTCACATGACCCAACCTTAGTCAGGGTCTAGTGCTGATGTAAGATGCCTCGGCCCCAACCGTGCCGGGTGTGTCTGTTGGGTGGTTGAATGAAGCAAGAACTAAATGTTGGGTTGACAACTCTTCTTTGCCCAAGTACTGACTTTCTGACTTTACTGTTGCGGTGTTTCTGGctcttcaccaccatctccccTGCCActcttttttgtttcctcttcccttcctggTTATGAAGCGGCCGGCCCTCCCTGTCGGCTGATCACATGGGCCGTTTGCCAACGGGCCAACTTCCGATTCCCAACGACAAGCAATCCTTTCCGCCATCTCACTGATCAAGTTTGTCCTCAATCCTTTCCCATCCTGTCGCAGTCTTCTACGGTGTTGCGACACCCCTAGGCGACATGCAGTACGTCCGGAGCATCAGCGGTTCTGTCTCCAAGACATGGAACTCAATCAACCCGGCGACGCTGAGCGGGGCTATTGATGTGATCGTCATCGAGCAGGAAGATGGTATGATAACATGGCCAAAACTACAAAGAACAGACTGACAGTCTCATGGCAGGAACCCTGGCCTGCTCGCCCTTTCATGTCCGCTTCGGCAAGTTTTCGCTCTTGCGTCCgttcgagaagaaggtggagTTCAAGGTCAATGGAGTGAAACAGGAATATGCGATGAAACtgggtgagggtggtgaggCTTTTTTCGTGTTTGAGACAACCGACGACATTCCTGCATCCTTGCAAACATCACCGCTGGTGTCCCCGGCGGGTAGCCCAAGGCccgagagcgaggaggacctgCCATCGTCCTTGCAAGAACCAGAGTACCTGGACCTTGAGCGGTCCAACCTCGATGCTCTGTCAGAGGGTAGAAAGACGCCCCCGGGAATTGCGATGCAGCAGAATACGGGAAGGGCACATACGGATTTAGGTATGACGGGAACCTACCTACTTTGGAGATTTGTTGCTCATTGTGCGCTTAGGTGTGCTTACACCTCTCTCACGATCTCCTGATGATTCCGACATGCGCCCCTCTCGTCCCGACTCGTTGACCAAGCTACCAATGTTTGAACATTCTGTGTCCGTGGATGCACTTTCAAGCAACACACTTCGATCACCTGCGATGGAGCGCTCCCCCCTCAGTAGCTCGGCTGAAGCGAATGACGAGGACCTTGATACACAAAGTCGTTCCCGCAGTCCTCCCCCAATGCTCCCCCAGGAGGCTGTCTCCCGGGCAATGAACTTGTCCAAGAAGCTATCGGATTCAAACATTCCATCGCATGTCACTGATACGGGGGATCTCATGTTGGATATGACAGGCTATAAGagcaacgaagaagatgcaCTCCGCGCAGAGGTGATTGCCCGTAAAATCCTGGCTGAAGAGCTGGAAGGCAACTACGACATCGGTGCGCTTATTGGAGCTGACGAGCATGGAAACCTGTGGATCTACAGCAGCGAGGAATccaaagaagcagccgaCCGGAGGGCGACCATCAACTCTATGCGGCCTAACACTGCGATGAGTGAGGATGCGGTCTCGGATCCAGGCTATCACAGCGAGGGTGAAAATCCTCTGTCGGAAACGACGCTGACACGGCATCACCGAACCAAGTCGGATGTCCAGCCCGGATTTCCAACACCTCCTCATTCGCCCATGCACGATACGTTCGCCGTTGAGACCCGCAACTACGCGAAGACGCTACGATTGACCAGCGACCAGCTCAAGGCGCTGCAGCTGAAACCCGGCGCCAACATCATGTCGTTCAGTGTCAACAAAGCGACTTGCACGGCCGCGATGTATCTTTGGAATGGCAACACGCCCATCGTGATTTCTGATATTGATGGAACCATCACCAAGTCGGATGCCTTGGGCCATGTCCTCAACATGATCGGACGGGATTGGACCCATGCCGGAGTCGCAAAACTGTATACCGACATCGTCAATAACGGGTACAACATCATGTACCTCACCAGTCGCTCCGTGGGCCAAGCAGACACAACACGTGCTTATCTCCATGGTGTCTGTCAAGATACCGGGTATCGGCTCCCCAAAGGCCCCGTTATTTGCAGTCCGGACCGCACAATGGCGGCGTTGAGACGAGAGATCTATCTGAGAAAGCCGGAGGTTTTCAAGATGGCTTGTTTACGAGACATTCTCGGCCTTTTCTCTGGAAAGGAAAATCCATTCTATGCCGGCTTTGGAAATCGGCTGACAGACGCCCTGAGCTATCGATCCGTGAACATCCCATCCACGCGAATCTTTACCATCAACTCCAACGCCGAGGTGTCCCTGGACCTGCTGAGTCTTACTAAATACAAGAGCAGCTATGTGACAATGCAAGAACTTCTTGATCATTTCTTCCCTCCAACTAGTCTGCTCGTGCAGGCTGGCGGTGAAGAGTACACGGACTTCACCTACTGGAGGGAGACGCCGCAATCGCTGGCAGATTTCTCCGCAACAGACAGTGAAGACGgggacgaggaagaagacgagatggctgacgatgaagatgaagaggctgatgatgaagagTACGAAGACGAACTGAGCGACGGCGAGGGCAGTGAATACCTTGACGATGAGACGGGAATtgcagaagaggaggccACGGACATGACCGCGAGTTACATGTCCCAAGACTCGGTGcccatctccaacccggcCGGCTCGATTATTGAGTCTGTGGAAGGCGGTCCGGACGTTGGAGAGGACATCGCCGACGGGCAATTTGAGTTGCAGGAACCCATCAGCGAGCAGATTGTGCCGATATCCAGCGACCCTGCTCGTGCGacttctcttcctctcctccccaagTCACCACGAAAGTCTTGATTTACTGTCATCGACTTATTTGCACACAGTACTGggattctgtttctgctCATAGATACACGTTGTCATTGTGCGAATTTCTTTATTGGACCAGACCTGCATTCACTCTGCCCACTATGCTGTGGCAGTGATATACCCCTGTTCAACACTTTTGCATGCAGAATGGGCTTTGCATTTATACACGGCCACTCTGGCTGAACTGATTTTTCGCATTGATGGCGTTTTTGCATTTTTTGGGGGGAGTTGTACATTGTTGATGGCGCATTGCGTGGAGGTATGGACTTTGATTACAGGGGTGATTGATGGACAACGGAGGATATGGAACTGAGGTTAGGATCGGAGGTACTGTAGTAGAATGCAAATATTCATTATGAACTGGGTATCTTTCTATGACAGAATAGAAGCGAGCATGCCATCTATATACATCACGACCACACCAAGGCTGGCTGGTGGAACATGGCTCCTCTAGGTATGCTGCAAAAAGTAAAAAAATCAAGCATGCAACACAATGCCAATCAGACATCTTTAGACTTGGAtgtcttcttgtcttttttgtCCTTGGACTTTTTCGTCACCTTGGATTCGACATCCACTccgctctctttcttcttggacttcttgctCTCTCGGGATGTCCGTTTCTCTTTgctgtctttcttctcctttctccgTACAGATTCGTCATTCGTCGCAGTAGAGTCCAGTCGGTCTGGATCCGAATCGGTGTCCGTTGACATGGGCGTGGGATAATCTTCCTCGATGGCTGACAACTTGGTGctttttgctttctttgcaaCATCCACTGTACCGTCGTCGTCTGATTTgcgtctttctttctccttttctttcttctccctcttttctttcttctctttccgCCTCAACCGCCGCTCCTCTTTGCTTTCCTTGCATTTCTCTGAGTTGGAGGTTTCACTCGACGACTGCGCCGAGCCAGTCTCCGCAGACCCATCCTTGAGCTTTTGGCGCTttcgcttctcctctttGCGAGCAgctttcttctctctcttggCCTGGCggtcctcatcatcttcagccTCCCTCTTCCGTTTTCCCTCCACCTTGGTTTCAGCCTTCCGCCGTTGCTCTTCCCTCTCCGCAATCGTTCCAGCCAGCCCTGTGCCCCGCACGAAGAAGCGATACAGCTCGCTGGTCAGCGCATTATTCGACCGATCCGCATCAGCATTTTCCTCGCCGATGCCCTTCAGCGCATCCTCGAAACCGCGCAGCCACCACTGATTTGTCGGGTCCTTCGTCGTCTTTTTGCCCACGCCGTGGTTGTTCTGTTTGCGGGCGACGAGAATCGGCCGCGTGAGACCCAGTCCGCCGTGTGGACCGGGTCGCTGGTTCGGATTGAGAGGGTTGCCGGGGCCGGACCAGCCGTGGCGTATTAGGTAGGCTTGTGCATCCATCGTGTGATTGgtgtttgtgtttcttttttggtcGGAGGTGATTAAAATCAAGTCAGGGTTCTTCGGGCGGTGTTTTTGATTCCTCTTGTGGATGGGGAGGCTAGCTCTGCTTGAGGTGAGAAAACAAAGGGAATGCTGTTTATAAAGCCATTTGATCTATCTCCTTATAAGTAACCGAGAGGAGATGGGTACATGGAGAATGGTGTGTTGTTGGTTGTCGAAAAAAAGTCTGGATCTGCAAAAAGTTGGACGGCCCAGCACG of the Penicillium psychrofluorescens genome assembly, chromosome: 1 genome contains:
- a CDS encoding uncharacterized protein (ID:PFLUO_001025-T1.cds;~source:funannotate) yields the protein MYEPLYFAFDAYPTVIPRVRVRGVMALFLATSILWALIWLLYRAWQVCQTPNDVLVEKLGLDIPPPPEVTLEEITAREIRLAWKQPDFHNSIHKHIIQVNNVKVGDSKRAETAVEILNLIPGSIYHICVFSVSAANFQTPSAILHVRTKSLPLSQAQQNATVDGPTIRASIPRSTAGLPTPSAPVMSREHSAGTLPGKRPSTGRKLSPAAGLIETGHADETQRSALKNDKHGSLEQLADRLKSLQQENDNLEKQATEEEDEHIALLKDLEKQRNDLKKSVKEKDEASGDLKKHVYKLESVNRTVQSEKTKRVRLLQQKEAQRKKRKNDIVRWQEKITRMTVDMEQAKEDKLSLEEDGKTRADEVRKKIADEQAEMKTIDDEIQDKGGRIKKLEEERTRFQEGDTEDGKELDRIDNERARQWEAKLASLQARYATLVNIHTQAQQQYQEAQERVKWLSTQRPSSAGPFPLDLDLSNTATIRPRRHRSSLNSNVSSPVNFPSVDPSFSINYNPPSTSSPTFAPNSAFFNIHNGMALPSLDPPEIMRSDMETTFNNPQMSPRADALLPSDLLGDEESPEFPRPVTRPRFDSNPTPLDSFGHGPVSPVSSGSRPGSIFASPLGTSTRQDSDPGQLSEPPKSASRRLSGLFGFHRPRGKTLADESPMLGTLKPGQSQSFPRNIDDMDPIGSRRRRLSYTGNWASPMSLFPRSNTAEVTADSSSDHPPSRRAALSSIFSSSKFGFGNAARANTDGYDQFSPRHDPIDPSSLLGGVRRGSLSPRPSSTFSFDNQYQLPHPSTDNRHFGWPSTEKAGHRTSPLGLDWASPSTWSRAPSRRPSISYGSSGHLPLGLTGEPDFVEDSFERPHRPLQAPIGTRPSSSHRPLTPNPKLNPAAPTFRTVFTGKKSDKDKETEASFDLEDGSPSDSRISRDSRSLSHFTGDSYESLERLPSGTSVDNASKESFIRKITRKGSSGKFSSWKDRSGFFSKKGESSQGDIDEDGASEAQLGKSVDSTVSSVPSADKSTRSSLGFFSRKSRKSDKASETSELASETGDEEILEEVTT
- a CDS encoding uncharacterized protein (ID:PFLUO_001026-T1.cds;~source:funannotate); amino-acid sequence: MQYVRSISGSVSKTWNSINPATLSGAIDVIVIEQEDGTLACSPFHVRFGKFSLLRPFEKKVEFKVNGVKQEYAMKLGEGGEAFFVFETTDDIPASLQTSPLVSPAGSPRPESEEDLPSSLQEPEYLDLERSNLDALSEGRKTPPGIAMQQNTGRAHTDLGVLTPLSRSPDDSDMRPSRPDSLTKLPMFEHSVSVDALSSNTLRSPAMERSPLSSSAEANDEDLDTQSRSRSPPPMLPQEAVSRAMNLSKKLSDSNIPSHVTDTGDLMLDMTGYKSNEEDALRAEVIARKILAEELEGNYDIGALIGADEHGNLWIYSSEESKEAADRRATINSMRPNTAMSEDAVSDPGYHSEGENPLSETTLTRHHRTKSDVQPGFPTPPHSPMHDTFAVETRNYAKTLRLTSDQLKALQLKPGANIMSFSVNKATCTAAMYLWNGNTPIVISDIDGTITKSDALGHVLNMIGRDWTHAGVAKLYTDIVNNGYNIMYLTSRSVGQADTTRAYLHGVCQDTGYRLPKGPVICSPDRTMAALRREIYLRKPEVFKMACLRDILGLFSGKENPFYAGFGNRLTDALSYRSVNIPSTRIFTINSNAEVSLDLLSLTKYKSSYVTMQELLDHFFPPTSLLVQAGGEEYTDFTYWRETPQSLADFSATDSEDGDEEEDEMADDEDEEADDEEYEDELSDGEGSEYLDDETGIAEEEATDMTASYMSQDSVPISNPAGSIIESVEGGPDVGEDIADGQFELQEPISEQIVPISSDPARATSLPLLPKSPRKS
- a CDS encoding uncharacterized protein (ID:PFLUO_001027-T1.cds;~source:funannotate), translated to MDAQAYLIRHGWSGPGNPLNPNQRPGPHGGLGLTRPILVARKQNNHGVGKKTTKDPTNQWWLRGFEDALKGIGEENADADRSNNALTSELYRFFVRGTGLAGTIAEREEQRRKAETKVEGKRKREAEDDEDRQAKREKKAARKEEKRKRQKLKDGSAETGSAQSSSETSNSEKCKESKEERRLRRKEKKEKREKKEKEKERRKSDDDGTVDVAKKAKSTKLSAIEEDYPTPMSTDTDSDPDRLDSTATNDESVRRKEKKDSKEKRTSRESKKSKKKESGVDVESKVTKKSKDKKDKKTSKSKDV